GCCCGCTTGCATGTCGTGGGGCAGCGGCCAGGACGTGATACAGACAGAAACGCAGGTCGCGCTGAGCCTCATCGTCGCCGTCGATCGTGACGTCGCATTGCTCCCATATCCTGCTCCAGGCCGCCTGCTGCGTCTCGACAGCGGCGTCGAAGCCCTCGTCAATCGAAGCCTGCAACTCGCTCTCGAGATCCGCCGTTGCTTCGTGCCTCGCATCCTCACTGCAGCCCATCACAATGTGGCGATCGATTCGGCCGCACGCCCCTGATCCCCCACGGAAGCTGAAGACTGACCATACGCTATCATGCTCGACCAGGGTTCCAAGGGCGGGTTGATCCGGCGCGGCCGTGGACACGTCGGCGGTTTGCATCCACACGTTAATGCTCCGGGCGGGCGTGACGGCTTCGAGGCGGCAGCGCTGCGGCGCGGCGTCGAGCGACACGACGCGGTACTGCCGCTCGCCGGTGGTGTTGGAGCGAGTCGCACCGCTGATTCCGCTCAGGATCCGGACGTGGCAATCGCCGTTGAGTACGGTAACGGCGTATCGCATGTACACTCGATGAGCATGCACCATGGATGCGAAACGCGTCATTTCGATACGGACGGCGCGGCCGGCGGGATCTTTGTAAGTGAAGGAGTACGAATAGATTCCATCCCGCAATGAGAGGATCCGGCGGAAGTCGCTGACCTTGCCACGACCGAGCGAGACCTCGCGGTTCTCGATAAACAGCCGGACTGCCAGGGGGTTCGGCAGGTTTGCCACCGCGGGGCTCCGGCCGGCCGTATCGAAGTAACGCGGATCCAGGTAACGGCGTTCCTCGTTCGAGGCCCGGATCAGGCTGAACATGTCCAACTCGTCATAGACGCCGTTGATCAGCGTCACGGGGTAATACCCGTCGCGATCCTCGGCGACGTTGCCTTTCAGACCCGCGTAGCCATTGGAGATGGTGAAGATGCTGTTGGCGGCTCCCAGGCTGTGCGGATCAAAGGCGGTCCGCACGACGTGCCAGCTATCGGTCTCGTTCATCGCGGCACCTCGGGCATGGCAAGAAAGCAGTTGTGCGACAGAATCACCTCGGGCAGGCCGTGCCGGATGAGGACGGTTGCCGCCTGGTAGTCCTGCCGTGACGTGTCGTGATTGGGCACGGCCACCGCGCAGCCGATCCCCGCCGCCCGAAGCGAAATGATTCCGGGTTCGGTGTCTTCCAGCCCCACGCAGAAGCCGTAATCCTCGCGGGGGACGGCCATCTGGGCCAAGGCCAGGCTGTACAGGTCGCGGTGCGGTTTGAGCCGATGCTCGCACGCGTCCGACGCATTGACGAACGCGTCGAACACCGTCCGATAGTCGGCCAAGCGATCTGCCACGCGGTCTTTCAGTGCCTGCGCGATGGGCCAGTGGGCCACTCGCAGGGCCATGACCCGGCATACTTCCTTCATGGTTGTATGCGCTTCAAATGCAATTGAGGCGGTCACGAGGGCCAGCTTGGCCGGTTGGCGGGCAAAATGGCGGCCCAGACGCCGCAAACCATCGGGACCGATGTCCTTCCCCGAATCATCGCTCAGTCCCGAGTTTGAGCGAAGCAGTTCATAGAGGTTCCCGGCCTCGCCGCCCAACCAGCCCTTGATCAGCGGCACAAACACATCGTAGCCTGCCATGGGTTCGATCAGCCGTTGCCCGGGCCTGCCGAGCAGTTCCAGGCTGAGTCGTTCTCCCTGGCCCTGTTCGATGAGTTGCATGATCCAGTGATACCGCATGTAGTAGATGTCGACGATGGCCGCGACGGTCGCACTTCCATCGTCGAACCGAAACGCCCGACCGAATCTGGCAATCAGCGGTCGCGCGAGCTGCGCCGCCCTGCCTGGTTCGATCGGCCCGCCGGAGACGGCACTGAGAAACTCCGGATCCGCCAGCATTTCGGTCAACCCGCAATTAGCCGCGTTCTGCTGCACGTCGCGCCGTCGTTGAGCATCCGTCATGCTCGCGAGCGTCCAGATGACCGCCTCGAAAAACGCACTGCAGAAGGCCTCCCGATTCAATCGCTGGCGGTACCGGTTGAGCAGAAACTCGGCGTGGCGGTAATTGCTGTTCCCGATCACAAAGGGGTAGTCATGCTCCCGGTCCAGCCCCGCCCACTGCTGAGCGGTCAGCAGGCCGGTGAACCGCCGAACCATGTATTCGAGCGCGTGCAGGGCAAGCGGCTCGGTGGTCGTGCTCGTGCCGTCCATGTCCGCGGCGAAGGCCACGATCCTGGGCAACGGCAGGGCCGCACGGGGGGCCAGCGGATAGATCTCGAACGGGCTGTACACGTAGCCAAGGTTGCGGACGACGGCGAATTCGTCCGCGCCCACCTGTCTGGCCAGGTCGCCCAGGAACTGCGCGGCCCCGCCGGCATCCAGATATCGAGCCAACTTGTCGTCCATCATCACTCAGCAGACCGGTTGCCGGCCGCTCCCATTGGCAACTCCCTGCCGGAAGAGTCGCACGCGACATAGAACCTGGTTTCGCTTGCCTCGAACGGCGTTTCCACCGAGGCACAGGGCTTCGTGCGCGGATCGGGTCGCCATACCTGTTGAGTCTCGGCGAACATCAGCGGTTGAATCAGCATCCCGGCAGGCGCCTCAACCCTGAGCAACCCTGCTTGTGGCTTGTACACCGAAATCAGCGGTCCGCGATGAAACACCTGCGCGCCCGGCGACGTGTAAGCGTGAACGCCGCTTCGCCTGGCCAGGCGGGCGAGCAACCAGCCGGGCAGCATCGGCGCTCCGCAGAAGACGCTTCGCCAGCCCTGCTTTTCCACGATCGCCAACGCCGGTTCCCTCCCGCCGACATAGCGTCCGATGACCCTCGCCTGCGGGTCGTCCACGGCGAATCTCGGCGTCCGGGCGGCATCCCAGTGGGCCGCCGGACCGTCCAGCATGCGGTCAGTGCGGTCATCGCTCAGCCTTGCTCCGAAAGAACGGGGGGTATATGCATCTTCAACAACGGGGTCGCTGCCCGGAATCAACTCGATCTCCGGCAGTGCCGGCTCCGGCAGGTAACGCATACGGATGCCCACCAATTCGGTGACGTTTGCCACGTCGCACCGATTCTTCTCGATGAACCCGCAGCCATGGAACCAAACGGATGTCACTCCTGGCCGACGCACGCGTTGTATGATCTCCCGTCGCAGATCGCCGTCCATAAACCAGCAGTTCAGGAACAGATACACGCGGGCCCGTCCATACCGGCCGACCTCCCAGGCCGTGAGCGTATCCAGGGGGAAACCCAGGTCGCTCCACTCCATTTGACGCGCCACGGATGTGAAGAACTGATTCAGCGAACTTGTCGGATGACACCAGGCAGAGCTGCGATCATCCACAACCACGGCCAGCTCGGCATGAGAATCGCAGTCCCACTCGCGGCTCTGGACAGCGAGGCGTTGCAACCGTCGGATCTCGGCCTGGATTTCGAGGTCAGCGTACCAGCGGTCGTTGTACAGGTCCATCCACCACCCGGTCCCCGCCGTGCCCAGTACACTGGCCGCGTCCCGGCGAAGGAGTCGACAGCTCTCCTCCGCGTTCCGCGGCAAGCCGCAGGATCTGCCGGCAATTCTGGGCGGCTTGGCCAGATGCGTCGAGGTGTCGATCTCGTCGAGATGCAGCTTGCCCGCCCGTTCGATTGTCTGCGGCACGGTCTGGCTGTGATGAAATCCGCCCAGGTGGCGATTGTCATAGTGGTAGGGCGAGCTGATGAAGTCGATTGCCTTCTCGTTGAGAATCCGCCGCAGGGCCATGTGTCCGGCACGCGCCGGGCTGCGCGTGTTCCAGTGCGGCCAGAGATAGCCGTAGAACGTGCCCACCAGCTTCTGCCACCGGCAGGCCTCCTTGGCTACTTTAGCCAGCGTCATGATCTGCCCGGCGTTCGCCTCGCTCAGACACTCCAGCCAGTCGACGACGTCGCGTTCGATCGCCGGATCGCGGAAATAGCACTCCGCGGGTTGTCTCAGCTTTCTCGGCGACGGCACTTCGGCCGTTGCCAGGCAGACGTCAGGCCGGTTCCACGCCCTGCGCAAAGCCATATCATCGCCGTATCGGTTCCGCAGGTATCGCCGGAACGCCTCGCGGGCCGCCGGCGAGTAATCCTCATAAACGTCCTCGACAAAATACCACCAGCGAAACCACTCCGCCGAGATACCACCGCCGATCTGGTATCCCAGTATGCGGTCGCCGAAGCGTTCTTCACAATGCGTTACGAACGCGTGCATGGCTCGCGCTGCATCCCGCGTCCACTCCTGCGAGCCGGATGAGAACCAGCAGCCCACCGGAAGGCTTCGCACCTGCCGGTAATCCACGGGTTTACCGTCCGGGTCCAGGCCTACCGCCAGCTCGTCGGGATGACTGTCTCCCCACCATTCCTCGCCGACGTAACCGAAGTTGACTCTCGGCATCAGCAGAACGGACCCCGCCCGCGCGCAGAATTCCTCGATCTTCTCGTCGGTCGGCCCGAAGTCATATTGTTCAGGCCCGGTCCACCATGATGGGAACGGCACGTGAAACTGGCAGATGCGTATACCGGCGCTGACGAAATCCTCGATGGCCCCGGGGTCGCCATAACACCAGAACTCGGTCGTGGGCTCGCCGTTGATGAAAAGCATCGGCCGGCCGTTGAACGATTCCACTCGCGCCGTCAGACCCGTGCGTGCGCTCGGTCTTTCCGTTCTCAGGCGATGCACCGGAAGCCCCCGCGGCCGTCGGCCTGCAGCACGACCCCCGAGCAGCGTGGAAGGTCCACGTTGTGGGTGGCGCCGTCGATCATCAGCTTGGCCGTCCGCGCCTCACCCGGGTTCATCACGATGATCTTGTCACCCCGCGCGGCGGCATGTACGCCCGGCGTCAAGGGCAGTACCGGGATCGCGATGCCGAAGTATCGATGAACGGCAAGAATCGCGTCTCGGCTTGGCGGGCACCCTACGACCATGACCGTCCCACGCCCGCGCTGCTCGATGTATCCTGTTGTGTAAGTGCGGTCGGCGGCCAGATCCCACAACCGCTGCTGGTCGTCATCAGCCGTGATCCGCAGTTGTCGAGCCGTGATCGGGGTGCCTGGTGGCCTGCGATAATCAAAGACGGGCCCATCGCAAACGAAGCCCAGCGAGACCTCCAGTCGGTTGGCCCCCGGATGACTTGTCCCGTCAGGCCGTAAGCACCCGTCGATCAAATGTTGAAACAGCACCAGGTTCCCACCTTGCTCCACATATTCCCAGAGACGTTGGGGCTGCTCGATCTGCCCGGCCGCCAGCAGCAGCGCCGGTGGTTCAAACGTGCGATCTACATCCACAAAATCGTATTCCAGCCCCATTCCGTGAAGCACCTCGAACAAGGGATCGTCCACGTCACGTTTGCGAATCTGCGCGAGCTGGTGGTAATGCCAGGACCATGCGACCGCGCAGGATGCCTTTGGCGGGGGCGCGTCCCTGAACAAATGAAACCAGCGCACCGCCTGCTTGAAGGCCTCCGCCAGATCGGGCCGCAGCACGCCGCGCTCGTTCATGGGTGCTCCGTGCCAGTTGTCCCGATCGTGCAACATGTACCAGTTCCAGCCACGGACGCCGCCGGCCAGAGCCGTCAGGGCGGTGAGCCGGTAATGGTCCGGCGTGTATTCACGGTTGGGCATGCCATGCCAGATACCACTGCCAAATTCGGCGATGTAGGGCTTGGCGGTCACGGCCCGCAACAGGCGCAGCCGTTCACGAAAGTAGCGGTAATCCGCCTGACACTCGTTGGAAGGGTAGGGATCGATCCCGTAGAAATCCACCAAGTCAGCCAGATCATGCCAGTGCTGGGCGTCGACGCCCGGCCAAGTGTTCAGCAGTATGGGCACATCGCAACCATGAGCCCGGTACTCTTGGACGACCCATCGTGCGTAGTCCGTGGCCAAATCGTATCGGTAGCGACAACCGTCCCGCAGCCGCTGATCTTCGAAGAATGGTGTCAATGTCGGGATCGGTTCGGTGAAATCGGCGTAACAGGTGCCCCACGCGCGGTTCAGTTTTTCGATGGTACCGTATTTCGCCCGCAGCCACTGCCCGAAACCCTGATCCTCCCCGTAGAAATGCGGCATGGGGTCGATCTCATTGTCCGCCTGCACGGCCACGATCAGGCGGTTCAGATACGGGCGAATCTCGGCCATGACGGCCCGGATCCAATGGCTCGCCTTGCGGCGGAACTCCGCGTGATGCTTGCCAAAGGGAATGGCATGGTCGGGGATTCCGAGGTTGCGCCACTCGGAGTAGCAAAAGGGCCCGGGTCGCGCGAGCAGCTTGAAGCCCCGCTTTTCGACCTCGGCCAGGAACTCGTGCAGCAGGGCGAAGTCGTATTCGCCCTCCCGGTGTTCGTGCATCTCCCAGATGATGTACGTCGCCAGCACCTCGACACCGAGTTCCCCAGCCGCGTCGAGGAGCGTCCCCCAATGCCGTCGCTGGACACGGCCATAGTGCAGCTCACCGCCAATCATTGCCTGCTGATCAAAGACGTTCGACATCGCCTGTTCCTGATGAGCTTTCCGTCTCCAGGGGCTCCTTTTCCCCGGAATGCGGCCGACTACTCTATGACGGGCTTCAGCCGCTTGCCAGCCGCCCGGGCAAAGAAGCCGAGTCGTCAGGACGACCGGCTGGCGACAAGTACAGGCCCGATCACAAAGGTAAACGGTTAACGAACGATTCCATGGCATCGTGACCCGACGTGTGCGGTGGGTAGGTGGCCTGCGCTGCGGTGTGGCAAGGTGATTGGGCTCGGCCCTAGGGCGGGCGTGGCGGTTGATCGCTTCCGTCGGCACCTTCGCTGGTATCGACCATAGCTCGGGCGGCTTCGGTCGCGCTGGCCGATGCTGAGGAGCCGACGGCGACGGCCATACTGCGAAGCACCCGCAGGTGCCATTGGTTTTTGGCGCGGGTTTCGTTATCCTTACAGAGGTCCTTGGGGTTCTTCAGGCTTTTGCCAGTCCGGCTTGCCCGAGGTATTGGTCAAGATGATGCCAGCCGCAATGCTGGGAGCTACTTGTTGATCGCGGCATCCGGGGTCGCGGGTGCGTCCTGGGTTGATGGACTGGGTGGCGGCTTGTAGTCTGGGTACGGCAGAAGCAGGATCTCTGCAGGATAAGGTCTGAGACGGCCGGTTGGGGCGCGTCCGGGCAAGACAATGGGCCCCCCTTGAGGGCCCAGAGCGGTCGTAAGTTATTGTGTTTGCGTAAGTTGTTCCCCTAGCTCAATTGGATAGAGCGTCAGCCTCCGGAGCTGAAGGTTGTGGGTTCGAGCCCCGCGGGGAACGGTTGATACAATCCCTTAGCCGAACGCTGTTTAGCGTGCCTAACTGCGTCGGGCAATGCGGCCCGAGAGTCCTTAACAAAACCGTAGACTACAGTTTTAGCACGGACAGAAGGCGGTACACCCCCGACCGAAGTATCGCGTCCCCTCGTATTGTCTGCAGAAAGCGAGTGGTCAGCCGGTCCTCACCATTGGTAGCTAAGACATCTATCTCGGTGCCGGTTCCGTAAGTTTTGTCCACCTCCTTTCCGGAGATTCAGACTCATTTTCGACACCGCGATTCGCGAGTCTTTTTTCTGGCAAGAAGTTGCGCGCCCCGCGATCGGGCTTGGGATTACATGGCCCACTGTCCCTCCAGTTCGTTCAGGTCTGCCCGCAGAGTGACCTCAGACGGCGGCTGGACGCCGGCTGCGGCGAAGATCTGGCCAGCGCTGCCCTGCAGATCCGTCCGCAGGCGATAGCGCCGGCCTCCCATCTTCACCCTCACCGCCTGAATGGCCGACAGATCCCGCATCAGGGCCGGCCACGACCCATGGATACTCCGCTCATCCAGGTGACGTTGCAGGTACGCCGCCGGTGGCCTTGTCGGTCGGCAGACGGCACGGCGATTGTCGAAAACGAGTCAGAAGCGGCCGCAGCAGGTCATCGGCTGGTCTTGCCTGTGGGCGGCCGGAATCTACTTCGGCAGCAAAGGCCGCAGACGCTCGGCAAGCAATCGGTACCCCTCTGCGTTGTAGTGAAGCCTATCGGCGACGAACAATTCCTCACGGAGCTGGCCGTCGGATCTCAAGACCAGATCGGACGTTTCCAGGTACTTGAGGCACGGCCGTTGACGGGTGTAGTTCTCGATGAGGGTATTGAGCGTCTTGTTGGCCTCCCATTCGGGCCAACGGGCGGGCGTGGGGTTGTTTGAGATGTACACGATTTGTGTGTTCGGCAATCTCGCATGAACCTTGGCGACAAAAGCTTTGTAGTCGGCGAAGACCTGCTCCGGGGACTTGCCTGCATGAATGTCATTGCCGCCGGCGCGGAGGACGATCATCCGCGGTTCGTACGGGAAGATGATGCGCTCGGCGAAGTGGACGGCATCGATGATTTGCGACCCGCCGAAGCCGCGATTCAGCACCTGGTGATCGGGAAAATCCTCTGCGAGCGTTTTCCACCGTCGGATCGTGGAGGACCCAATGAAGAGCACGCCGCCTTTGGGCGGAGGGTGAATTCGATCCGTGGCTTCGTACGCCGCGATGTCCCTTTCCCATCTGGCGAAGTCATGCCCGGTTTCGGCGGTCGTGTTCGTCGCCGGAGCAGTCCGGCTTGGAGTCGCCGGGCGCGACTCGGAGCATGCAGGCAAAACCGTGCTCAGCAAGACACAAAACAAGAATGTCGTCGCGGATGTGCTGATGAGTCTCATACAAATCGTCCCTTGCGTGAACACGGGCGGCGATCGCCGCCGCAGGCGGATTCTACACGGAAGAGCGCTTTGACCGGAACCACGTTCTGCCGGTCGACGGTCCGCGATGGCTCCTGCGCCTTACTCGCCGTCGGAGTGGTCACGCGGCTTGCCTATGAGTTCGCGGACGACGTACAAAGGCCGCTGCTTCACCTCCTCGAAGATGCGACCAATGTATTCGGCGATGATTCCCAGACAGAGAAGCTGCACGCCGCCCAGGATCAGCACGGTCATGATCAAAGCGGTCCAGCCCGGCTGGATCTTGCTCGCATCGCCGAAGAGGTAATGATAAAGAATGAAGGCCGCATAGGAACAGCCGCAAAGAATGGTTACCAAACCGGCCAGGGAGGCAACCCGTAACGGCAGGTTCGAAAAAGAGAGCACGGCATTGAGGGCCATTTGAGCGGTCTGGCGAACGGTGAAAGCCCGTTCGCCGGCGAACCGGTCGCGATCGGTGTAGCCGACACCAATCTGGCGGAAGCCAAGCCAACTTATCATGCCGCGGATGAATCGGGCGTGCTCGGGCATGCGCCGAAAGGCATTGACCATAGGGCGTGCCATAAGGCGGAAGTCGGCGGCCTCGGCCGGAACATGGATCTTCATCAGGCTGTTGATGAACCGGTACCCGAAACGAGGTCTGACGCCTTCGCGGTACGCATAAACGAGGTCGTAGCCCGCGCGCCACTTTCGCACGAACTCCAGGATCAGCTCCGGGGGATGCTGAAGATCGGCGTCCATGACCACGACGGCGTCACCGATAGCATGATCGATGCCGGCCGAGAGCGCCGCCTGGTGGCCGAAGTTGCGAGAGAGGGCAACCACCCTGACACGCGGATCCTCGCCTGCCCAGGCTTTGAGCTTGTCGAGCGTCGCGTCACGGCTGCCGTCATCCACGAAGACAAACTCGACGTCGTCGATCGCGTACCGGGAATCGGCCGTCAGTTCCCGGGCAACTGCCTCGAGTTGTCGTCGCAATTCGGCGATGTTATCCGCCTCGTTGTAGCAGGGAGCGATGATAGACAGGCGCATCATGCTTCTCCGAGGACGGCGTGAAGTTTCTCCAGTTCGCCGGCCTTCATGTGAGGGACGTCGGCCTGCGTGGGAAAACGACCTGCGTGAATATCATCGACATAGGACCTGAAGACTCTCATCAAGATTGCGGCGAGGTTTTCGTATTGCTTCGATCCACGGGGCGGATGGCCCATGCCGAGCCCGAGCAGATCGTGAAGTACGACGACGGTTCCGTCGCAGCCGGGCCCCGAGACGCAGCCGATGACCGGCAGGCTGGTGTGGGAGGCGATCTCAGCGGCGACTTCTCCGGCGACGGCTTCGAGCAGCAGCATGCAGGCGCCGGCCTCTTCGAGTCGCTTGGCGTCGCTGATGAGTTGAGCGGCGCTTGCGGCGTCGCGGCCTTGAGCCCGATAACCCACTTGCGGGTCGATATGCTGCGGCAGCAGACCAAGATGCGCGACTACCGGGACGCCGCGACGTGTGGCAGCTTCTACCAGGGCCGCGTCGCGGCCGGTCACCTCGATCTTCACGGCG
The Phycisphaerae bacterium DNA segment above includes these coding regions:
- a CDS encoding beta-galactosidase, which produces MSNVFDQQAMIGGELHYGRVQRRHWGTLLDAAGELGVEVLATYIIWEMHEHREGEYDFALLHEFLAEVEKRGFKLLARPGPFCYSEWRNLGIPDHAIPFGKHHAEFRRKASHWIRAVMAEIRPYLNRLIVAVQADNEIDPMPHFYGEDQGFGQWLRAKYGTIEKLNRAWGTCYADFTEPIPTLTPFFEDQRLRDGCRYRYDLATDYARWVVQEYRAHGCDVPILLNTWPGVDAQHWHDLADLVDFYGIDPYPSNECQADYRYFRERLRLLRAVTAKPYIAEFGSGIWHGMPNREYTPDHYRLTALTALAGGVRGWNWYMLHDRDNWHGAPMNERGVLRPDLAEAFKQAVRWFHLFRDAPPPKASCAVAWSWHYHQLAQIRKRDVDDPLFEVLHGMGLEYDFVDVDRTFEPPALLLAAGQIEQPQRLWEYVEQGGNLVLFQHLIDGCLRPDGTSHPGANRLEVSLGFVCDGPVFDYRRPPGTPITARQLRITADDDQQRLWDLAADRTYTTGYIEQRGRGTVMVVGCPPSRDAILAVHRYFGIAIPVLPLTPGVHAAARGDKIIVMNPGEARTAKLMIDGATHNVDLPRCSGVVLQADGRGGFRCIA
- the panB gene encoding 3-methyl-2-oxobutanoate hydroxymethyltransferase; this encodes MQARSKPTLEDLRVFKQTGKKFSVLTCYDAAVAGLMEQAGVEVLLVGDTAAEVVLGLPSTRDISPDFLLALTAAVRRGAPNSFVMADLPFACRVEENPDATVEWARRFHVEPGTDAVKIEVTGRDAALVEAATRRGVPVVAHLGLLPQHIDPQVGYRAQGRDAASAAQLISDAKRLEEAGACMLLLEAVAGEVAAEIASHTSLPVIGCVSGPGCDGTVVVLHDLLGLGMGHPPRGSKQYENLAAILMRVFRSYVDDIHAGRFPTQADVPHMKAGELEKLHAVLGEA
- a CDS encoding beta-galactosidase, coding for MESFNGRPMLFINGEPTTEFWCYGDPGAIEDFVSAGIRICQFHVPFPSWWTGPEQYDFGPTDEKIEEFCARAGSVLLMPRVNFGYVGEEWWGDSHPDELAVGLDPDGKPVDYRQVRSLPVGCWFSSGSQEWTRDAARAMHAFVTHCEERFGDRILGYQIGGGISAEWFRWWYFVEDVYEDYSPAAREAFRRYLRNRYGDDMALRRAWNRPDVCLATAEVPSPRKLRQPAECYFRDPAIERDVVDWLECLSEANAGQIMTLAKVAKEACRWQKLVGTFYGYLWPHWNTRSPARAGHMALRRILNEKAIDFISSPYHYDNRHLGGFHHSQTVPQTIERAGKLHLDEIDTSTHLAKPPRIAGRSCGLPRNAEESCRLLRRDAASVLGTAGTGWWMDLYNDRWYADLEIQAEIRRLQRLAVQSREWDCDSHAELAVVVDDRSSAWCHPTSSLNQFFTSVARQMEWSDLGFPLDTLTAWEVGRYGRARVYLFLNCWFMDGDLRREIIQRVRRPGVTSVWFHGCGFIEKNRCDVANVTELVGIRMRYLPEPALPEIELIPGSDPVVEDAYTPRSFGARLSDDRTDRMLDGPAAHWDAARTPRFAVDDPQARVIGRYVGGREPALAIVEKQGWRSVFCGAPMLPGWLLARLARRSGVHAYTSPGAQVFHRGPLISVYKPQAGLLRVEAPAGMLIQPLMFAETQQVWRPDPRTKPCASVETPFEASETRFYVACDSSGRELPMGAAGNRSAE
- a CDS encoding GDSL-type esterase/lipase family protein encodes the protein MRLISTSATTFLFCVLLSTVLPACSESRPATPSRTAPATNTTAETGHDFARWERDIAAYEATDRIHPPPKGGVLFIGSSTIRRWKTLAEDFPDHQVLNRGFGGSQIIDAVHFAERIIFPYEPRMIVLRAGGNDIHAGKSPEQVFADYKAFVAKVHARLPNTQIVYISNNPTPARWPEWEANKTLNTLIENYTRQRPCLKYLETSDLVLRSDGQLREELFVADRLHYNAEGYRLLAERLRPLLPK
- a CDS encoding glycosyltransferase family 2 protein, producing MMRLSIIAPCYNEADNIAELRRQLEAVARELTADSRYAIDDVEFVFVDDGSRDATLDKLKAWAGEDPRVRVVALSRNFGHQAALSAGIDHAIGDAVVVMDADLQHPPELILEFVRKWRAGYDLVYAYREGVRPRFGYRFINSLMKIHVPAEAADFRLMARPMVNAFRRMPEHARFIRGMISWLGFRQIGVGYTDRDRFAGERAFTVRQTAQMALNAVLSFSNLPLRVASLAGLVTILCGCSYAAFILYHYLFGDASKIQPGWTALIMTVLILGGVQLLCLGIIAEYIGRIFEEVKQRPLYVVRELIGKPRDHSDGE